A segment of the Candidatus Izimaplasma bacterium HR1 genome:
TGTCAGAACCATCTTTGAACGCGTAGGTATAGTTTAAAATGATGAAATTATATCGAGTAATAATTTGTATAACACTACCAATATTCATCATTATGCTTTTTGCTAGTTTGTTAACAACAAAACAATATTTATTACTTTCTAAAGGACATTATGAATCTCATGAGGAAATATATTATGATCACGACTTTGCAGCAGATCGAATCATGGGTTATCTGAATTATAGATATGATAATTTAGAGTTTGGTATAGATGAATTTGATGGTGCTACAATTATGAGAGACATAGAAATCAGTCATATGGTAGATGTTAAAAACCTATATACAGCTTTGAGATTAGTTGCTCTTGGATCCTTAACTATAGGGGTTTCCCTGTCAGTCTATCTGTATAAGAAAGACAAAAAGGAACTTTACAAAACATTAAAGGCATTACCCTTAGCTCCAATCTTGTTCATTCTATTTGTAGGAGGATATATGCTTATTGATTTTAATACAGCGTTCACAACATTCCATCAAATATTCTTTTCAAATAATGATTGGCTCTTATATAGTGATGACGTTTTAATTCTATTACTACCAGAAATGTTTTGGATGGTAAGCGGGATAATAATACTCATATTATTCTCATCATCATTAGGATTAATTTACTTCTTAAATGAAAAGTATTTAAAAAACGCTTAATTTAGCGTTTTTTTTATGAAAATGCTTTCTTTTGATTGTCTATTTATTATTAATTTGGTATTATTAAAATAGTTGGTATTATATATGATCGAAAATATGGTTCGATTGTCTCTACCCTGTGCCGTAAACAACAGGACTATGATACTTATACAATAAAAAGAGATAATTCTCCTTTTTTCATTTGTGTATAGTGCCTACTAAATACAAAAAAAGAAAAAATGGAGGATTTTTTAATGGAGTTTATCAAAAGTTTCTTTAAATTGGAAGAACGTGGTTCTGGGTTAACTAGAGAATTAATCGGGGGATTAACAACATTCTTGGCTATGGCATATATATTGCCGGTAAATAGCTTCATGTTAGCAAAAACCGGAATTCCACTAGGAGGAGTATTCTTAGCAACTGCATTAGCTGCGGCAATCGCATCTATAGTAATGGGAATACTAGCTAATTTACCTGTAGCTTTAGCGCCGGGTATGGGATTAAATGCATTTTTCACATACACATTAGTATTTGGTATGGGATTATCATGGCAAGCTGCATTAGCTGCTGTATTAGTATCAGGAGTTTTATTCTTTATTATTTCAGTTACTGGATTAAGAAAGATTGTTATTAACGCAATTCCTGCTGGCTTGAAATTTGCTGTAGGAGCTGGAATTGGATTCTTTATTACATTTATTGGATTAAAAAATGCTGGTATTATTGTTGATGATGGAGCAACATTAGTTGCTTTAGGTGATTTTTCTCATCCTGCAGTATTATTAGGACTATTTGGAATTTTATTAGTAGTAGTACTTTATTCTATGGGTAATCGTTTCAGTTTAATTATCTCAATATTCGCTACTGCTGTTGTTGGGTTAGTTTTAGGAGCAGTTGCACCAGATTTCTTTACAGTTGCTGCTGTTGGACCTGAATCTACAAATGCCGGAATTGAGTTAATGGTTATGCCTGCTTATTCTAACTTTAGTATTTCTGAAGTATGGACAGGTGCTGGAAAAACAATAGGAGCTGCATTTGGTGGATTTGGTGAATTATTTAGTTCTGCTTCTGCATTCACAATTATCTTCGCTTTACTATTTGTTGATTTCTTCGATACTGCTGGTACATTAATGGCTGTTGGAAATCAAGCTGGATTAGTAAATGACGAAGGGGAGTTAGTTGGTTCAGAAAAAGCTCTATTAGTTGATTCTATTGGGACTATGACAGGAGCTGTATTAGGAACATCTAATGTTACTTCATATATTGAAAGTGCAACAGGAATTGAATCTGGAGCACGTACAGGATTATCTAGTGTAGTTGTTGGACTATTATTCATATTAGCAATCTTCCTATATCCATTATTAAGTATTGTTAATGGTGTTGTTATAGGATTTGACGCATATAATGATGTTGTTGTTTATGCACCAGTTACTTCAATGGCTTTGGTAATGGTTGGAGCATTAATGGTAGGACAACTTAAAGAAGTTGATTGGAATGACAAAGCAATCGTTATCCCAGCATTCTTAACTATTGTAATGATGATGTTAACTTATTCAATCGCAACTGGTATCGCAGTAGGATTTATTTTCTACCCAGTAGTGAAACTTGCACAAGGTAAAGGTAAAGAAGTTAATATTGTAATGTACATACTTGCAGTTCTATTTGTTCTTAACTTTGTATTAGGAGCAATTTAGAGTATAAATTGATTTTATATCTTCTCTTAACAAAAAAAGGAGTAGCGAAATTGCTACTCCTTTTTATCTATATTTTTATTTTTATTACCACATGTCACTTTATCACAATTTGTACACCATAATGTTTCATTAGAAATTCTATAAAATCTTTCTGGATGAACTAAATGATGATATTCCCAATATAAGAAAATTCCAATTCCCAAAATAAAAATTGTTATTGTATAAATATTCGGAATAAAAATCAGAATTGAAAATTTCATGATTCGATCCCAATTTGAGATACGACATGTATTGCAGCATGAGTTTTTAAAAAATAGTGATCTAAATGGACACCATAACATAATACAAAAATAATCTGCAAAGTTTAATCCAAAGAAGATTAAGTAGATAAATTTCTTATCTAGCCAATCGAAATGAATGTATGATAATCCAAGTGTTATTATTCCCAAACTGTATAAAACGAACACTAATAGGGCTATTTTGTTGCTTTTCTTAGTAAAAATTCGTAGTTTTTCTTTGTCATACTCAACTACCGGTTTATAAAGTCTTTCTTGCATTTTACCCGAATAGATAGCATCGTTAAACACTGGTAAAATCACTGAAAATGAATCGACTATAAAATAAACGAAAAATAATGGGTATAAATACTGTTCCACAACGTCAATTAGGTTAGGGAAGAATATAAGGAAAACGGCTGTATTTAGCAATAAAACTAAACTTAATGCAAATTTGAAGAAGATTTTGTTCATAATATCACCTGATTATTATTATAATACTTTAAGAAAGTGTTTACAATATTCTTCTTTTCTACTAAAATATTGATATGAAATTAAGAAGGTGATTTTTATGAGAAAATTAATAGATCAAGAAAAAATGCATCGAACAATTCGAAGAATCTCCCATGAAGTTATTGAGCAAAATTTAGATTTGGAAAATTTAATAATTTTAGGAGTGAAATCGAAAGGTGTTCCATTGGCAAAAATTATTAAGGAAAATATTCTAAAAATTGAAAATGTTGATGTTCCAATTTATAATCTAGATATTTCCGGATATCGAGATGATAAAAAAATTAGTGATTTTCAAAAACTAGATATAGATCTTAATGATAAAACTGTATTAGTTGTCGATGATGTTTTATTTACAGGAAGAACTGTAAGAGCAAGCATGGATGCAATTATTGATTTAGGAAGACCTTCAAAGATACAATTAGCAGTTTTGGTTGATAGAGGACATAGAGAATTGCCAATTCGAGCTGATTATGTTGGTAAAAATATGCCAACAAGTGCTGATGAACTAGTAAAAGTTAGTTTTACTGGAGAAATAGGTGTTTATATTCTAAGTAAAGAGGAGAAACAATAGTGGAGAATATCAAGAGGGTAGATTCAGAACTATATGAAGCAATAATGCTGGAAAAAGGTAGACAGGAATCACATATTGAATTAATTGCTTCAGAGAATTTTGTTAGTAAGGCCGTTTTAGAAGCACAAGGAAGCGTATTAACTAATAAATATGCTGAAGGATATCCAGGAAGAAGATATTATGGTGGTTGTGAATTTGTTGATATGACAGAGAACTTAGCGAGAGATCGAGTTAAGAAGCTATTTAATGTCAAATATGCCAATGTTCAAGCGCATAGTGGTTCAACAGCAAACATGGGAGCTTATAGAGCTATTCTTAACCCTGGAGACACAGTTTTAGGGATGAGTCTTGATCATGGTGGACATTTAACTCATGGACATCCATTAAATTTTAGCGGAATCGATTATAATTTTATTAGTTACGGTGTTGATGAAATTACAGAACAAATCAATTATGATGAATTAGAAAGAATTGCTATTGAAAACAAACCGAATCTGATTGTGGCTGGAGCTAGCGCTTACCCACGAAAAATTGATTTTGCCAGAATTAAGGATATTTGCGATAAAGTTGGAGCAAAATTCATGGTCGATATGGCTCATATAGCTGGATTAGTAGCTGCAGGATTACACCAAAATCCTTGTGACTACGCTGATGTTATTACTTCAACAACCCACAAAACATTAAGAGGACCACGTGGTGGTATTATCCTTACAAATAGTTTTGAATTATATAAGCAAATCAATAGAGTTATATTCCCAGGAATTCAAGGTGGACCTTTGATGCATGTGATTGCGGCAAAAGCTATGGCTTTTAAAGAAGCTTTAAGCCCTGAGTTCAAAGAATACCAAGAAAAAGTAATTGTTAATGCAGATGCTTTAGCTAAAGCGTTAATATGTCACGGATTTAAAGTGGTTTCTGGTGGAACTGACAATCATTTAATTTTGGTAGAAGTTAAATCATTAACGGGTTTAACAGGAAAAGACGCTGAGAAATTATTAGATTGTGTTAAAATTACATGTAATAAGAACACAGTACCTAACGATACTGAAAAACCTTTTATTACGAGTGGTATTCGTTTAGGAACTCCTGCAGTAACTTCTAGAGGTTTTAATGAAAAAGACATGGAAGTAATTGCAAAATGTATTTTTGATACATTAATGAATCCTGAAGATGAGAAAGTACATGATGATGTAAGAAAAACTGTTAAAGAACTAGCCGATAAATACCCATTAAATTATTAGAATCATAATCTCAATCACAAAGGAGTGATCATATGAGAGCAATAATAATTTCAAGTGGTGGATATCTAGATAAGCGAATCGATAGAATACTTAAAAATAACAATATCAAGGGTGATATTGAAACAAAACTAACAAGAAATATGATAAACGTTTATGATTGTGTGATATTTTCACATAATATTGATATTCCCAACTTACCAAAACTAATTGAAACATTGGTATTGGAAAGAAAAATCTTAGTTATTTATATAAATAATGTTTCGTCAATTGGATATTACTATAATGTATTTAATGATATATTCTTTAGTATGGTGACTGAAATATCACTAGAAATTGAGCTACCAATAGTTATAAATAATAACTCAAAATACACTAAAGAAATTGTCAATTTAGAAGAAGAAATCACTCAATTGAAGGAAAGTAATGAATTACTAAAACTAACCAATAAGGCAAAATTAGTTTTAATGAGAAAAGGCTTTACTGAAGCGGAGTCCCATAAGTTAATACAAAGAAAATCAATGGAATTACGAGTTTCTAAGTTAAAGCTTGTAAACCTTATCATTGAAAATAAGATTGACTTTTAAATCACCCTTATCTATAATTGATTTTGTAGACAAGGACGTCTCATAAAACAAAAAATATCATTATAATGGTGTCAATGCTGACAAAGCATTTTTGACACCATTTTTTTTATTTTTCAAGGAGGAAAAAGAAAATGATTAAATTTACTAAGGAAGCAATTCTAAAAAATGCAAAAGAAGAAAATGTTAAGTATGTAAGATTATGTTTTACTGATATTCACGGAGTAATTAAAAATGTTGAGGTACCAGCAAGTAAACTAGAAGATGCATTAGACAATGAAATTATGTTTGATGGTTCTTCAATTGATGGATTCGTACGTATACAAGAAGCTGATATGTACTTAAGACCCGATTATAATACTTGGTTAATATCATCTTGGGAGCAAACAACTTATGGTAAAGTCGCTATGTTAATTTGTGATATTTATTTACCTTCAGGGGAACCATTTATTGGAGATCCACGAGGAATACTAAAGAGAAATGTTTTAAAAATGAAAAAACTTGGTTTTACGTCTTTCAATATTGGTGTTGAACCAGAATTTTTCTTGTTTAAACTTGATGAGAAAGGAAATCCTACTTTAGATTTTAATGACAATGGAGGATATTTCGATTTAGCGCCAGTTGACGGTGCAGAAGATTGTCGTAGAGATATTGTATTAGAATTAGAGAAGATTGGATTTAACATGGAAGCATCACATCATGAAGTAGCACCAGGACAACATGAAATTAACTTTGAGTATGAAGGTGTTGTTGAAGGATGCGATAGCTTACAAATCTTTAAAGTAGTAGTTAAAAATGTTGCAAAGAGACACGGACTTCATGCAACGTTCATGCCAAAACCCATTTCTGACATTAATGGTTCAGGAATGCATACAAACTGTTCCTTAAATGATAAAGATGGCAATAATGCTTTCTATGATCCTGATGGAGAGATTGGATTAAGCGATGTAGCTAAGTATTGGATCGCTGGTATTATGAAGAACGCTCGTGCTTTTACTGCTATTACGAATCCAACTGTTAACTCATATAAGCGTTTAGTGCCAGGTTATGAAGCACCTTGTTATGTTTCTTGGTCTGATGCTAACAGAAGTGCTATGATTCGAATACCTGCTAAGAGAGGACGTGCAACACGCACAGAGATTAGAAGTGTAGATCCTTCTGCAAATCCATATTTGGCAATGTCGGCTATTTTAGCTAGTGGACTTGAAGGTGTTGAAAAGAAACTTGAATGTAAAGAAAGAGTATATATAAATCTATATGAGTTATCAAGATCAGAAAGAGAAGCAATGGGAATAGAAAACTTACCTGAGAACTTAAAAGATGCGGTTAAAGCGTTAAAAAGAAACTCGGTTATTCAAGAAGCCCTTGGAGAACATGCTGTTGAAAAATTTATTGAAGCAAAAACAAGAGAATGGGATGAATTTAGAACTTCAGTAACTGAATGGGAAATAAAAAAATATTTATAAGTAATATAAAAAAAACCGTTTCGAATAAGAAACGGTTTTTTATTTGCAATATATATATTGTTGGATAATCGCTTAGATAGAAGACCAACCACACTTATCTTAGATTGTATTAATAAAAAAAGAGTTGATTAAATTCAACTCTCTTTATTTTATTTCTTCAATTATCTTCTCTAAGTCGTCATTGGTAAAATTGTATTTTGTGTTGCAAAAATGACAGACTGCTTCAACAGGATCATCATCTATTTTTAGTTTCTCTAATTCCTCTACACCTAGAGAAATTAATCCTTTTTCAAATTTCTCTCTAGAACAGTTACATTTATATTCCAACTCTAAATGTTCTAACAATTTATAATCATCTTTAGTAATTGATTCAATAATCATTTCTGGTGTATAATCATTTTTTATCATTTCACTAACAGGCATTATATTTTCTAGTGCTTTTTCTATCTTATCGATGGTTTCACTTTTACAACCAGGCATTACTTGTAAAATAAATCCTCCACTTGAAATTATAGTGTTGTCATCATTTACTAATACTCCTAAGCCAACAGCGCTAGGAATTTGCTCACTTGCTGTAAAATAATATGCGAAGTCTTCTGCTATTTCTCCTGTTTGGATTTCAGCGCTTGATGTAAACATATCACGAACTTTCAAATCTTTTGTTACGTGAATAAAGCCGTTTCCTACAGCTTGTCCTACATTCAGTTTGCCACTATCATATTGAAGAAAAACATGATTGTTACCAACATAACCTCTAACTTCACCAAAGGTATTTGTTGTAGCAACCATACCACCAAGAGGACCATCACCTTCAACTCTAATTGTTAGTTCCTGATCACCTTTATACATTGCACCCATAATTACGCTTGCTGTTAACAATCGACCAAAAGCAGCTGCACTTGTTGGCCATAAATCATGTATTTTCTGTGCATGAGCTACTAAATTTGTTGTGTTGGCACTGTATATCCTTACCGTACCATCAAAAGCAAAAGCTTTTACTAAATAATCTTTCATATAAATCACCAAAAACATTATAACATTATTTGTAAAAAATAAAAGTATAACGTGTTTGCAATTATAAATTCGTTTGTGTAAAATAGTAAATGCAAAAGAAATAGGTGAAAATATGTTTAAAATTGGAAATGTTGAAATAAAAAACAAGGTAATAATAGCTCCAATGGCTGGAGTTTCAAATATTGCGTTCCGCACAATAATGAAGGAATTTGGTGCGGGGCTTATTTATGCTGAAATGGTTAGTGATAAGGCTTTAAGTTTCCGTAATGAAAAAACACTTAAGATGATAAGAGTTGTACCTGAAGAGAGACCTTTGT
Coding sequences within it:
- the pbuG gene encoding Guanine/hypoxanthine permease PbuG — encoded protein: MEFIKSFFKLEERGSGLTRELIGGLTTFLAMAYILPVNSFMLAKTGIPLGGVFLATALAAAIASIVMGILANLPVALAPGMGLNAFFTYTLVFGMGLSWQAALAAVLVSGVLFFIISVTGLRKIVINAIPAGLKFAVGAGIGFFITFIGLKNAGIIVDDGATLVALGDFSHPAVLLGLFGILLVVVLYSMGNRFSLIISIFATAVVGLVLGAVAPDFFTVAAVGPESTNAGIELMVMPAYSNFSISEVWTGAGKTIGAAFGGFGELFSSASAFTIIFALLFVDFFDTAGTLMAVGNQAGLVNDEGELVGSEKALLVDSIGTMTGAVLGTSNVTSYIESATGIESGARTGLSSVVVGLLFILAIFLYPLLSIVNGVVIGFDAYNDVVVYAPVTSMALVMVGALMVGQLKEVDWNDKAIVIPAFLTIVMMMLTYSIATGIAVGFIFYPVVKLAQGKGKEVNIVMYILAVLFVLNFVLGAI
- the pyrR_1 gene encoding Bifunctional protein PyrR, which produces MRKLIDQEKMHRTIRRISHEVIEQNLDLENLIILGVKSKGVPLAKIIKENILKIENVDVPIYNLDISGYRDDKKISDFQKLDIDLNDKTVLVVDDVLFTGRTVRASMDAIIDLGRPSKIQLAVLVDRGHRELPIRADYVGKNMPTSADELVKVSFTGEIGVYILSKEEKQ
- the glyA gene encoding Serine hydroxymethyltransferase; translation: MENIKRVDSELYEAIMLEKGRQESHIELIASENFVSKAVLEAQGSVLTNKYAEGYPGRRYYGGCEFVDMTENLARDRVKKLFNVKYANVQAHSGSTANMGAYRAILNPGDTVLGMSLDHGGHLTHGHPLNFSGIDYNFISYGVDEITEQINYDELERIAIENKPNLIVAGASAYPRKIDFARIKDICDKVGAKFMVDMAHIAGLVAAGLHQNPCDYADVITSTTHKTLRGPRGGIILTNSFELYKQINRVIFPGIQGGPLMHVIAAKAMAFKEALSPEFKEYQEKVIVNADALAKALICHGFKVVSGGTDNHLILVEVKSLTGLTGKDAEKLLDCVKITCNKNTVPNDTEKPFITSGIRLGTPAVTSRGFNEKDMEVIAKCIFDTLMNPEDEKVHDDVRKTVKELADKYPLNY
- the glnA gene encoding Glutamine synthetase; its protein translation is MIKFTKEAILKNAKEENVKYVRLCFTDIHGVIKNVEVPASKLEDALDNEIMFDGSSIDGFVRIQEADMYLRPDYNTWLISSWEQTTYGKVAMLICDIYLPSGEPFIGDPRGILKRNVLKMKKLGFTSFNIGVEPEFFLFKLDEKGNPTLDFNDNGGYFDLAPVDGAEDCRRDIVLELEKIGFNMEASHHEVAPGQHEINFEYEGVVEGCDSLQIFKVVVKNVAKRHGLHATFMPKPISDINGSGMHTNCSLNDKDGNNAFYDPDGEIGLSDVAKYWIAGIMKNARAFTAITNPTVNSYKRLVPGYEAPCYVSWSDANRSAMIRIPAKRGRATRTEIRSVDPSANPYLAMSAILASGLEGVEKKLECKERVYINLYELSRSEREAMGIENLPENLKDAVKALKRNSVIQEALGEHAVEKFIEAKTREWDEFRTSVTEWEIKKYL
- the hslO gene encoding 33 kDa chaperonin, yielding MKDYLVKAFAFDGTVRIYSANTTNLVAHAQKIHDLWPTSAAAFGRLLTASVIMGAMYKGDQELTIRVEGDGPLGGMVATTNTFGEVRGYVGNNHVFLQYDSGKLNVGQAVGNGFIHVTKDLKVRDMFTSSAEIQTGEIAEDFAYYFTASEQIPSAVGLGVLVNDDNTIISSGGFILQVMPGCKSETIDKIEKALENIMPVSEMIKNDYTPEMIIESITKDDYKLLEHLELEYKCNCSREKFEKGLISLGVEELEKLKIDDDPVEAVCHFCNTKYNFTNDDLEKIIEEIK